The Cervus canadensis isolate Bull #8, Minnesota chromosome X, ASM1932006v1, whole genome shotgun sequence genome contains a region encoding:
- the LOC122435580 gene encoding ferritin heavy chain-like: MVPTPTSEVRQNNRPECEAAVNSYAALEFHASFQCLAVAFYLNRDDVALKHFSRFFLLRSHQHSKTAESLMFLQKERGGHVSFLDIRKPESQEWESGLQAMKDTLYLEKCVHQSLLDLHQLATESCDADLCHFLETSYLDQQVKFIKELEDHVSNLSNVGSAEGGLADDVLDKLTLGHGDKED, translated from the coding sequence ATGGTGCCCACACCAACTTCGGAGGTGCGTCAGAACAACCGCCCTGAGTGTGAGGCCGCGGTCAACAGCTACGCTGCCCTGGAGTTCCACGCCTCCTTCCAGTGCCTGGCTGTGGCCTTCTACCTCAACCGTGATGACGTGGCCTTGAAGCATTTCTCCCGCTTCTTTCTGCTCCGCTCCCACCAGCACAGCAAGACAGCGGAGAGCCTGATGTTCCTGCAGAAAGAGCGTGGGGGCCATGTTTCTTTCCTCGACATCAGAAAGCCCGAGAGCCAAGAGTGGGAGAGCGGGCTCCAGGCCATGAAAGACACCCTGTACCTGGAGAAGTGCGTCCACCAGAGCCTCCTCGACCTGCACCAGCTGGCCACCGAGAGCTGCGACGCCGACCTGTGCCACTTCCTAGAGACCAGCTACCTGGACCAGCAGGTCAAGTTCATCAAGGAGCTGGAGGATCATGTCAGCAACCTGAGCAACGTGGGGTCAGCGGAAGGCGGCCTGGCAGACGACGTCCTTGACAAGCTCACCCTGGGCCACGGCGACAAGGAGGACTGA